The genomic DNA CGATCTCACGCTCCGAGACGATCACGCCGGGGCGTGTCCCGGTGATCGCCGCCGCGAGTGCTCCCTCATCGGCGGTGAGAAGATCCGGCCGGAACTGGATTCCGTTGCTCGATACATTCTGCGCCAACGAGCCCGGCACCTCAGCTATGACAAGAACGCGCATTTCCCCTCCACGGTCGGCCTTCGACGTCGTGCTGTCTGGGACTACAGAGAGCGTCCCCTGACCTGGCGAGTCGCAGTCGGGCTATGCGGGTTTCTTTGAGCACCGATGGTCCTGTGCCCCGGCCGTCGGTGACGATGGCCGGGGCGGGCCGGGCGGCCGTCGTCGCGTCGCCGCCGGCCGGTGCCCGCGAGGTGCGGTGCTGGTCATCGCGGTGGGGGCGCCGCGCGGCGGGGCCGGCAGGGTCAGAGTTCTCTCGTCATGAATATGCGGCTGGATCCTGCGGGTGCGCAGGCCACTTCACCCAGACGCCGCCACCCGTGCCGCTCGTAGAAGAGAGGGGCCTGGAAGCTGATGGTGTACAGCGCCCCGGTGACGCATCCGCGGGCCCGCCCCTCGTCCTCGGCACGGCGCAGCACGGTGCTGCCCAGACCGGTGCCCCGCAGTGCCGGCGGGAGGTACAGCAGGTCGACGAAGAGCAGGCCGAGAGAGGTCCGCCCGGTCAGGCCGCCGACGACCTGCCCCGTATCGCGCTCGCGGACCAGGACGGCGAGGGGGCGTCGGTCGGCGATGCCCGTGACATCGGTATTGAAGCGGTCCAGTGCGTCGGAGACGACCGCCACGTCGTCGGGGCGGGGTGTGTCGGTGAGGTCCAGTTCCAGGGAGCTGTGCGTGCTGTTCATGGGAGTGGAGCGTAGGGTCCGTACCGTTCGGCGGGCGTCGAACGGTACGGAGGAGACCATGGCGGGTGCTGGAGCCGACCGGGGCGAGCCGGATGTCGGCGTCGGCCTCGCCGCCGTGGCCGGACTGCTGTCGGACGGCACCCGTGCCGGCATGTGCGTGGCCCTCCTGGACGGCCGGGCGTGGACCGCGCGGGAGCTGGCCAGGCATGCGGGCATCGCCCCCTCCACGGCCACCGAGCACCTGAACCTGCTGGTGGACGGCGGCCTGGTGGCCGATGAGCGCAGTGGCCGGCACCGCTATCTGCGTCTGGCGGGACCGCACGTGACGGCACTGCTCGACAGCCTGGCAGAGATCGCCCCGTACAGCCCTCCGAGTCCCCGCTCACTCGGCGCGACGGGACGCGCGCGGGCCCTGGCCCGAGCCAGGCTGTGCTACGACCACCTCGCGGGAACCCTCGGCACGGCCGTCACCGACGGGCTCCTCGGCGGCGGCCTGATCACCTGGGAACCGCAGCCGGCACTCTCCGCGGCAGGAGCGTCCCGGTTCGACGAGCTCGGCATCACCTGGTCCACCACGTCCCGGCGCCCCCCGGTCCGGGCCTGCCTCGACTGGACCGAACGCCGCCCGCACCTGGGCGGAGCCGTGGGAGCCGCGCTCTGCTCGCACGCGCTGGCGGCAGGCTGGGTCATCAGGATCGGCACCGGCCGGGCCCTCGCCGTCACGGAGGCCGGGCGCCGGGTCTTCGTCGAGCAGTTCCATGTCCCGGCGGACCGGCTTCCGTCCGGCGAGAACGGGCCCCTGCCCCGGCAGTGACAGGGCCGCCCGGCCGCTCCTCCTCCGTCGCACGCCCCCTCATCGGACGAGTGCGGTTCGAATACTGGGTAGACTGACCTACCTAATATCCGAAGGGGAGTGCGATGAGCGAAACCGGCACCGCGGCGACGCCACCGAAGAGGCGGCGGGGAGCCGCACGCGAGCGGCTGCTGGCCGCCGCGTCGCGCCGCTTCTACGCGGACGGGGTGGCCGCCACGGGCATCGACACGATCACCGCCGAGGCGGGCGTGGCGAAGATGAGTCTGTACAACAACTTCTCCTCCAAGGCGGACCTGGTGATGGCCTACCTCGATGCCCGGCACGAGGAGTGGCTGGCCCTCTACCGGCAGCGGCTGGAAGGCGCCCGGGGCGGGCGTGACGGGGTGCTGGCCGTCTTCGACGCGTACGCGGATCACGCGGCCCACGCCTACGAGCACGGATTCCGGGGGTGCGGACTGCTGAACGCGGCCGCCGAACTGCCCGCGGGGGACAGGGGCCGGAGTGTGGTGCGCCGGCACAAGGAGGAGGTCGAGTCCCTGCTCGCCGGGCACCTCGACGAGCTGCTGCCCGAGCGGCCCGAGGACGCGCGCGCGATGGCGGAACATCTGGCGTACCTGCTGGAGGGCGCGACGGCACGCGCCGGGCTGGACGGTGCGGGCACGCGTCTGGAGCGTGCCCGGACGATGGCGGCGGACCTGGTGGACCGGCTGTGACGCGCCGCGCCGGACGTCCGGCCGGTTCGGTGGGCGCCGGGTCCCTGTGCGTGCTCGTGGCGTCGGTGCTGTGGGGGACGACGGGCAGCGCCGCGACCTTCGCCCCGGCGGTGGGCCCCCTCGCGATCGGGGCGGTGGCCATGGGGCTGGGCGGGCTGCTCCAGACACTGGTGGCAGGCCGCCGTATCGCGGCCGAGGCGCCCCGGCTGCGCGAGGAGCGGAGTGCGGTGCTGCTCGGCGGGATCGGGGTGGCGATCTACCCCCTGGCGTTCTACAGCTCGATGCGTCTGGCCGGGGTCGCCGTCGGGACGGTGGTGTCGATCGGCTCGGCCCCGCTCGCCTCGGCCCTGATCGAACGGGTCGTGGACAGGCGCCGTCTGACGCGCCGCTGGATGCTCGGCGCCGGCCTGGGCCTGTCCGGGACGGTGCTGCTGTGCCTGGGCGAAGCGGCTCGGGCCCACTCCGCCCCGGGGAGAGGTTCCGCGCGGGAGACCCTGCTCGGCGTGGGTCTGGGCCTGCTGGCCGCGTTCAGCTACGCCCTGTACGCCTGGGCCGCACACCGGCTGATCAGCCGGGGTGTCTCCTCCGGTGCGGCGATGGGCAGCGTCTTCGGGCTGGGCGCCGTGCTGCTGGTGCCCGTGCTGCTGGCCACCGGCGCCCCGCTTCTCGACTCCTGGCCGAACGCCGCCGTGGGCCTCTACATGGCCCTGGTGCCCATGTTCATCGGCTACGTACTGTTCGGCTGGGGCCTGAGACACATCACCGCGAGCACCGCGACCACGCTCACCCTGCTGGAACCCGCGATCGCCGCCGTACTGGCCGTGCTCGTCGTGGGCGAACGCCTGCCCCCGCTGGGCTGGGTGGGTATTGCCCTGGTCGTCGCCTGCCTCGCCGTGCTGACCATGCCGTCGAGACCGGCTCCGCGGACACCGGCGGACGGCCCCGGCCCCGATGCCGGGGCCGGGGCCGAAACCCGGATGCTGGGAACGGCCCGGCACCCGGCCCGGAGCGGCTCGCGACGCCGCAGCGGCACACCGGGCACGACCGAAGCGCGCTGACGGGACAGGGCGGGGTGCGACGGGAGGGGCGGGACGGGGTAGGACAGGGCAGCCGTCAGGGGGTCCGCAGACCCACGCGGTCGATCGCACAAGTCCCGGGATTCCTGGTGCTCTTCGGGTTCTGGCCCACATGGGTCAGCTGGATCCGGTTGACTCCCGCCCGCAGGGGGACCCGGTCGAACTCCGGCTCGGCGTAGGTCATGACCGGGCTGTACAGATCCAGCGGTGAGCCGACCGCCGTGCCGTTGACCGACAGCCGGTAGATGCCCCGTGAGTCATGGCGCTTCACCCGGAGCCTCAGCGTCCGGGTACCGGGCTGCGGAGGCCGGAAGTCGCACATCAGCGCGTCGCCGGGCGCGGCGGGCGTGAACAGCACCCCGTGACCGGCGCCGCACTGGGGATCGGCGAAGGTCTCGGCGCGGCCGCCCGAGGCGGTGACCACCAGGTCCTCCGCCTCCGCCT from Streptomyces sp. NBC_00654 includes the following:
- a CDS encoding TetR/AcrR family transcriptional regulator, whose amino-acid sequence is MSETGTAATPPKRRRGAARERLLAAASRRFYADGVAATGIDTITAEAGVAKMSLYNNFSSKADLVMAYLDARHEEWLALYRQRLEGARGGRDGVLAVFDAYADHAAHAYEHGFRGCGLLNAAAELPAGDRGRSVVRRHKEEVESLLAGHLDELLPERPEDARAMAEHLAYLLEGATARAGLDGAGTRLERARTMAADLVDRL
- a CDS encoding DMT family transporter translates to MTRRAGRPAGSVGAGSLCVLVASVLWGTTGSAATFAPAVGPLAIGAVAMGLGGLLQTLVAGRRIAAEAPRLREERSAVLLGGIGVAIYPLAFYSSMRLAGVAVGTVVSIGSAPLASALIERVVDRRRLTRRWMLGAGLGLSGTVLLCLGEAARAHSAPGRGSARETLLGVGLGLLAAFSYALYAWAAHRLISRGVSSGAAMGSVFGLGAVLLVPVLLATGAPLLDSWPNAAVGLYMALVPMFIGYVLFGWGLRHITASTATTLTLLEPAIAAVLAVLVVGERLPPLGWVGIALVVACLAVLTMPSRPAPRTPADGPGPDAGAGAETRMLGTARHPARSGSRRRSGTPGTTEAR
- a CDS encoding GNAT family N-acetyltransferase, giving the protein MNSTHSSLELDLTDTPRPDDVAVVSDALDRFNTDVTGIADRRPLAVLVRERDTGQVVGGLTGRTSLGLLFVDLLYLPPALRGTGLGSTVLRRAEDEGRARGCVTGALYTISFQAPLFYERHGWRRLGEVACAPAGSSRIFMTREL
- a CDS encoding helix-turn-helix transcriptional regulator — translated: MAGAGADRGEPDVGVGLAAVAGLLSDGTRAGMCVALLDGRAWTARELARHAGIAPSTATEHLNLLVDGGLVADERSGRHRYLRLAGPHVTALLDSLAEIAPYSPPSPRSLGATGRARALARARLCYDHLAGTLGTAVTDGLLGGGLITWEPQPALSAAGASRFDELGITWSTTSRRPPVRACLDWTERRPHLGGAVGAALCSHALAAGWVIRIGTGRALAVTEAGRRVFVEQFHVPADRLPSGENGPLPRQ